A section of the Myxocyprinus asiaticus isolate MX2 ecotype Aquarium Trade chromosome 40, UBuf_Myxa_2, whole genome shotgun sequence genome encodes:
- the spry4 gene encoding protein sprouty homolog 4 has protein sequence MESRVPHHIPGVSSSIMVQPLLDSRIPYGRLQHPLTIYPIDQMKSLHLENDYIDTPAVISQQPPSHKAATRGQEVLLGAPPHPNLSRCEIPDATTHPWISFSGRPSSISSSSSTSSDQRLLDHAAPPPVVDPYTTGGGHGRTLAAEQPKVVSSKTQNMKAVAALPVEKKHMPLCEKCGKCRCTECTLPRTLPSCWVCNQKCLCSAQNLVDSVTCMCLVKGVFYHCTEDEDEEGSCADKPCSCSNSNCCARWSFMAAVSLVLPCLMCYLPATGCAKLSQKCYDGLSRPGCRCKSTQTCKAAEVKACPVEKHAS, from the coding sequence ATGGAGTCAAGGGTTCCTCACCACATTCCTGGAGTCTCCTCCTCCATCATGGTGCAACCATTGCTGGACAGCCGCATACCCTACGGACGGCTCCAGCACCCATTAACTATCTACCCCATTGACCAAATGAAATCTTTACATCTCGAGAATGACTACATCGACACTCCTGCGGTGATCTCACAACAGCCACCGAGCCACAAGGCAGCCACAAGGGGGCAAGAAGTCCTGCTGGGAGCCCCACCCCATCCTAATCTGTCCCGCTGTGAGATCCCAGATGCCACCACACACCCTTGGATTTCATTCAGCGGTCGGCCCAGCTCTATCAGCAGTAGCAGCAGCACCTCATCCGACCAACGGCTGCTGGACCACGCTGCTCCACCTCCTGTTGTGGATCCATATACCACTGGCGGTGGCCACGGCAGGACCCTTGCTGCAGAGCAACCCAAGGTGGTAAGCTCCAAGACCCAGAACATGAAAGCAGTGGCAGCTTTGCCAGTAGAGAAGAAGCACATGCCTTTGTGTGAAAAGTGTGGCAAATGCCGATGCACAGAGTGCACGTTGCCACGGACCTTGCCGTCATGTTGGGTCTGCAACCAAAAGTGCCTGTGTTCAGCGCAGAATCTAGTGGACTCAGTCACCTGCATGTGTCTAGTCAAGGGTGTCTTCTACCACTGCACTGAGGATGAGGACGAGGAAGGCTCCTGCGCTGACAAGCCATGCTCTTGCTCAAACTCGAACTGTTGTGCCCGATGGTCCTTCATGGCAGCTGTTTCATTGGTCCTGCCTTGCCTGATGTGCTACTTGCCTGCCACTGGTTGCGCCAAGCTTTCGCAGAAGTGCTATGATGGACTCAGCCGCCCAGGCTGCCGCTGCAAAAGCACCCAAACCTGCAAGGCGGCAGAGGTCAAGGCCTGTCCAGTGGAAAAACATGCATCCTGA